One window of Globicephala melas chromosome 5, mGloMel1.2, whole genome shotgun sequence genomic DNA carries:
- the PCDH18 gene encoding protocadherin-18 isoform X3, with product MYQMNAKMHFRFVFALLVVSFNSDVLGKNLKYRIYEEQRVGSVIARLSEDVADVLVKLPNPSTVRFRAMQRGNSPLLVVNEDSGEISIGAKIDREQLCQKNLNCSIEFDVITLPTEHLQLFHIEVEVLDINDNSPQFSRPLIPIEISESAAVGTRIPLDSAFDPDVGENSLHTYSLSANDFFNIEVQTRTDGAKYAELIVVRELDRELKSSYELQLTASDMGVPQRSGSSILKISISDSNDNSPAFEQQSYIIQLLENSPIGTLLLDLNATDPDEGANGKIVYSFSSHVSPKIIETFKIDSERGHLTLFKPVDYEITKSYEIDVQAQDLGPNSIPAHCKIIIKVVDVNDNKPEININLMSPGKEEISYIFEGDPIDTFVALVRVQDKDSGLNGEIVCRLHGHGHFKLQKTYENNYLILTNATLDREKRSEYSLTVIAEDKGTPSLSTVKHFTVQINDINDNPPHFQRSRYEFAISENNSPGAYITTVTATDPDLGENGQVTYTILESFILGSSITTYVTIDPSNGAIYALRIFDHEEVSQITFVVEARDGGSPKQLVSNTTVVLTIIDENDNIPVVIGPALRNNTAEISIPKGAESGFHVTRIRAMDRDSGVNAELSCSIVAGNEENIFVIDPRSCDIHTNVSMESVPYTEWELSVVIQDKGNPQLHTKVLLKCMIFEYAESVTSTAMTSVSQASLDVSMIIIISLGAICAVLLVIMVLFATRCNREKKDTRSYNCRVAESTYQHHPKRPSRQIHKGDITLVPTVNGTLPIRSHHRPSPSSSPTLERGQMGSRQSHNSHQSLNSLVTISSNHVPENFSLELTHATPAVEQVSQLLSMLHQGQYQPRPSFRGNKYSRSYRYALQDMDKFSLKDSGRGDSEAGDSDYDLGRDSPIDRLLGEGFSDLFLTDGRIPAGVTCSFRGKNSQHSPSSNIRIRVSRMTPSQ from the exons ATGTACCAAATGAATGCTAAAATGCACTTTAGATTTGTTTTTGCACTCCTGGTAGTATCTTTCAACTCCGATGTACTGGGCAAGAATTTGAAATACAGGATTTACGAGGAGCAGAGGGTTGGATCGGTAATTGCAAGACTATCAGAGGATGTGGCTGATGTTTTAGTTAAGCTACCTAATCCTTCTACCGTTCGCTTCCGAGCCATGCAAAGGGGAAATTCTCCTCTACTCGTGGTCAACGAGGATAGCGGGGAAATCAGCATAGGGGCAAAAATTGACCGCGAACAACTATGCCAGAAAAACTTGAACTGTTCCATAGAGTTTGATGTGATCACCCTACCCACTGAGCATCTGCAGCTTTTCCATATTGAAGTTGAAGTGCTGGATATTAATGACAATTCTCCCCAGTTTTCAAGACCTCTCATACCGATTGAGATATCAGAGAGTGCAGCAGTTGGGACGCGGATCCCTTTGGACAGTGCATTTGATCCGGATGTTGGGGAAAACTCCCTCCACACGTACTCTCTCTCTGCCAATGATTTCTTTAATATCGAGGTTCAGACTAGGACGGATGGAGCGAAGTATGCAGAACTCATAGTGGTTAGAGAGCTGGATCGGGAGCTGAAGTCGAGCTATGAGCTTCAGCTCACCGCCTCGGACATGGGGGTGCCTCAGAGGTCTGGCTCATCCATACTAAAAATCAGCATTTCAGACTCTAATGACAACAGCCCTGCTTTTGAGCAGCAGTCTTATATAATACAGCTCTTAGAAAACTCCCCCATTGGCACTTTGCTGCTAGATCTGAATGCCACTGATCCAGATGAGGGCGCTAATGGGAAAATTGTCTATTCCTTCAGCAGTCATGTGTCTCCCAAAATTATAGAGACTTTTAAGATTGATTCAGAAAGAGGACATTTGACTCTTTTCAAGCCAGTGGATTATGAAATCACCAAATCCTATGAGATTGATGTTCAGGCTCAGGATTTGGGTCCAAATTCAATCCCAGCTCATTGCAAAATTATAATTAAGGTTGTGGATGTTAATGACAATaaacctgaaattaacataaacCTCATGTcccctggaaaagaagaaatatcttatATTTTTGAAGGGGATCCTATTGACACCTTTGTTGCCTTGGTCAGGGTTCAGGACAAGGATTCTGGGCTGAATGGAGAAATAGTTTGTAGGCTTCACGGACATGGTCACTTTAAACTTCAGAAGACTTatgaaaacaattatttaatCTTGACAAATGCCACGCTGGATAGAGAAAAGAGGTCCGAATACAGTTTGACTGTAATCGCTGAGGACAAGGGGACACCCAGTCTCTCAACAGTAAAACATTTTACTGTTCAAATCAACGATATAAATGACAATCCGCCCCACTTCCAGAGAAGTCGATACGAATTTGCAATCTCAGAGAATAACTCGCCAGGGGCGTATATCACCACTGTTACAGCCACAGATCCTGATCTTGGAGAAAATGGGCAAGTTACATATaccattctggagagttttatcctGGGAAGTTCCATAACTACATATGTAACCATTGACCCATCTAATGGCGCCATCTATGCCCTCAGAATCTTTGATCATGAGGAAGTGAGTCAGATCACTTTTGTGGTCGAAGCAAGAGACGGTGGAAGTCCAAAGCAACTCGTAAGCAATACCACAGTTGTGCTCACCATCATTGACGAAAATGACAACATCCCTGTGGTTATAGGACCGGCACTGCGCAATAATACCGCAGAAATCTCCATCCCCAAAGGGGCTGAAAGCGGCTTTCATGTCACAAGAATAAGGGCGATGGACAGAGACTCTGGTGTGAATGCTGAACTCAGCTGCTCCATAGTAGCAGGTAATGAGGAGAATATCTTTGTCATTGATCCACGATCATGTGACATCCATACCAACGTCAGCATGGAATCTGTTCCCTACACAGAATGGGAGCTCTCAGTTGTCATCCAGGACAAAGGCAATCCTCAGCTGCATACCAAAGTCCTTCTGAAGTGTATGATCTTTGAATATGCAGAGTCTGTGACAAGTACAGCAATGACCTCAGTAAGCCAGGCGTCCTTGGATGTCTCCATGattataattatttccttaggagcAATTTGTGCAGTGTTGTTGGTTATTATGGTGCTGTTTGCAACCAGGTGTAACCGAGAAAAGAAAGACACTAGATCCTACAACTGCAGGGTAGCGGAATCAACTTACCAGCATCACCCAAAAAGACCCTCCAGGCAGATCCACAAAGGGGACATCACACTGGTGCCTACCGTCAACGGCACTCTGCCCATCAGATCTCATCACAGACCATCTCCTTCTTCATCTCCTACCTTAGAAAGAGGGCAAATGGGCAGCCGGCAGAGTCACAACAGTCACCAGTCCCTCAACAGTTTGGTGACAATCTCATCGAACCACGTGCCAGAGAATTTCTCATTAGAACTCACCCATGCCACCCCTGCTGTTGAG CAGGTCTCCCAGCTTCTTTCAATGCTTCACCAGGGACAATATCAACCAAGGCCAAGTTTTCGAGGAAACAAATATTCCAGGAGCTATAG ATATGCCCTTCAAGACATGGACAAATTTAGCTTGAAAGACAGTGGCCGTGGTGACAGTGAAGCAGGAGACAGTGATTATGATTTGGGGCGAGATTCTCCAATAGACAGGTTGCTGGGCGAAGGATTCAGCGACCTGTTTCTTACAGATGGAAGAATTCCAGCAG GAGTAACATGTTCATTCCGGGGGAAGAATTCCCAGCACAGCCCCAGCAGCAACATCCGCATCCGAGTCTCGAGGATGACACCCAGCCAGTAG